A region from the Coffea eugenioides isolate CCC68of chromosome 9, Ceug_1.0, whole genome shotgun sequence genome encodes:
- the LOC113782560 gene encoding uncharacterized protein LOC113782560 encodes MATFLRLFYGLGALKKGFLAGCRPIIGLDGCFLKGPFGVPYTFISDRQKGLVHAIEELFPGAEHKFCLKHLFENFKAKFKDSELRELFWATASATNIDDIKRALNALEIAQPQNEENLTAAGSLKKLPYHLWSKAHYEMTAKTDISVNNLKENFNNYILKARDEPIVTLLEFFRRKLMQRLILKRQGMEKYGGRLCPNIVEKLVKSVEKSRHCIAVFDDIESFEIDGFNRTSVVNLQRRSCSCGAFQLTGIPYVHAISTFKVCG; translated from the exons ATGGCAACATTTCTAAGGCTGTTCTATGGCTTGGGTGCTCTTAAAAAGGGCTTTCTTGCAGGTTGTAGACCAATCATTGGCCTAGATGGTTGCTTTTTGAAGGGGCCCTTTGGAG TGCCTTATACCTTCATTTCTGACAGGCAAAAAGGACTGGTACATGCTATAGAGGAGCTATTTCCTGGTGCAGAACACAAATTTTGCCTTAAGCATCTGTTTGAGAATTTTAAGGCAAAGTTCAAAGACAGTGAACTGAGGGAATTGTTTTGGGCTACTGCATCAGCAACTAATATTGATGATATCAAGAGAGCATTGAATGCTTTGGAAATAGCTCAGCCACAAAATGAAGAGAACCTTACTGCTGCTGGTTCGTTAAAAAAGCTGCCATATCACTTGTGGTCTAAAGCACATTATGAAATGACCGCTAAGACTGATATTTCAGTCAACAACCTAAAAGAGAATTTCAACAACTACATTTTAAAAGCAAGAGACGAGCCAATTGTGACTCTTCTTGAATTTTTCAGAAGAAAGTTAATGCAACGATTGATATTGAAGAGGCAAGGCATGGAGAAATATGGAGGTAGATTGTGTCCAAACATTGTTGAGAAATTAGTCAAAAGTGTAGAGAAGAGCAGACATTGTATTGCTGTATTTGATGATATTGAATCATTTGAGATTGATGGTTTCAACAGAACCTCTGTTGTGAACTTGCAACGTAGAAGTTGTTCATGTGGTGCATTCCAGTTAACTGGAATTCCATATGTGCACGCTATTTCTACATTCAAAGTATGCGGATGA